Genomic window (Sparus aurata chromosome 19, fSpaAur1.1, whole genome shotgun sequence):
AtccgtccgtctgtctctgtcttctctctgtccTACCGTCGCTGGTCTCCTGGGGCGTGGAGTCCACCACCTGCCATCCTCCGAGGCCGTTGGGCAGGTCAGGACGCACGGTGAACACCTCGTTCCAGCAGTGGTAGTTCCTACGCATTAGAGGACATGTTTGATAAGACGAACATATACTGCACTTTAATTTGATCTGTTTTAACAACTGTTCATTCATCCAAACAACTGGAGAAGCTCcacacttgttttaaaacatggccgaatcagctgttagcacttcctgtttgcagtgcgTCCATGGATGCACAGACGACCATCACCAgattactttgatactgaagGAAACTTGAAAACGTGATTTTTctcaggcaagttctgcacagACGAGGTCGTCATcgcctccctccatgctgaactgatttaaaaagaaacgtAGCATCAAGCTAGCAAAAGATTAGCTGTGTGTGCAACCCAGATTTCATGTTGGAGTTTTTCTTCCCGATTTAAATCAGAACTTTTGACTGACAGACGTGTGTGTGGACGAACCAGATGGAGTCCCTGGTGTTGCGTCTGTCCGGCGTGCCATCGGCCTTGAAGATGAGTTCGGTCTTCAGGTTGCCCGTGTTGTCGTGGGCGGAGTTGAAGTTGGTGATGACCCTCGACGGGATGCCGAGGCAGCGCAGGACTGCAGGGAGAAGAGTGAACGTCACATCACGACACACTCGCGTCTGTTTCCTTTACATCAGCTGACAACGTGGCATTTCATGATTTAAATTGTTCTGCTTCTGTCGTGGACATGTTGTACTTTTACTCTCCAGATTGAAATTTAGCACAAAAATCAGAACACTGATCTGTTGTCGTCACTTTTTCAAAACTTTGTAGTTGTTTCATCGCTGTGTGGTCGTTTGAACGTCTCTTAGTCATTTTTGCAACACATTGTActtatttttgtctctttgtagccatttgctgtctttgtttttcgTACTCTGCACCACTTAAAGTCATGTTGCTTCtctatttggttgtttttccatcTTATAGTCTCATTTTTGCAACATATTTTGGTTCTTGGTTGCAGAATCTGCCTGTCCACGCTCTTGGATTGATTGATGAAGTACACATGAAGTTATCTGATGGCCATGTTAGTGTTTTTTACAGTCTATCATGCTAACTGTGCTCTTACAGGTGTTGAAGACTCCAGCGAACACCCAGCACTGGGCGAAACACACCGGCACTCCGGTGTTGGCGTACTGCAGCAGGATCTGGACGCTGCCCGTCCATGATGTCGGCGGCTTGCCCATGGAGTAGTCGTCACTCCAGTTCCCAACCAACACGCCGTTATCATCCTGAGAGTTGATCTGAAGGAAGCGGCAGGTTAAAGGTCAGTGACGGCTCAAAATGTGGAGAGAAATCTTTGCTGTTCTTCGATTTTTAACCATACTGGGACTGAAAAGGTACTGAAAGGACTGAAAAGGTTCTGAAAGGACTGGAAGTTGGTCCACGTGAACTTGCTGGGCACTATTAAGTGGAGGTGGATTTATCATCCTCACCATGGCGGATCCTTTCCTGATCAGCTGGATGATGTTGCCTCGGTTGAAGATCGGCATCCGAGATGCATCCAGGATGTGAATACAAGCGTCCAACACGCCGCGTTCAAACTGTGGGAAGATAAAACATCAACCTCCAGTTTCATTTCTCTAATTGTTCTGatcggtgtgtttgtgtgtgtttgtatgtaccTGTCCATACATCCAGTTGCGGGATGACACAGCTCCAACAGAACCCTGGTTGATCACGCCGATGTCGTTCAGGACGTACTCGGACCGCTCGGCTCCGTCAGGGAGAAACACGGCGtcggctgcagagagagagacacgacaccaccagactccattaacaaacgcagtgattttaagagttgctTCATGAGGAGAAACTATACAAACTTTGTGAAGCAGCTACGACAGATTCTGAATCATTgtctccttcttgtaaattcagcattaaatcagaacaggaagttgtttgCGGGGCGGTACAGAACCAGTGGACGAGGTCGTACTTGGACACCAGGCGTTGAACAGCAGGTACAGGTCGGTGGAGGTGTCCCTCTTGGTTCGCTGCATGCCGCTGCCAGCTGAGATCGCCACGTAGGTACGAAACTTCCCCACGATGGCGTCGGGCGTCGGTGTGATTCCCAGCAACACTGACTCACCCTGCATCTCCAGAATCTGGCCCATCCACGGGCCGCTGTGACGGGAGTTGAAGGTCACCACCACCAGAGAGCCCTTACTGGCTGAAGGGTTGGagcctggaggaggaagaggaggattaGTGATGCAGAGGGAAGGAAGCAAGggaaggaaacaaggagaggagacaaggagaggaaaggagaaatTATCTGATCTGATTTAATCCACTTCGTCGGCTTCAGTCTGTTTCATTGAGACGTGTGACATGCGGGAGGTTCTGCTACGGAGCGCGCTCAGTCCACCTGAGACCGGCAGTTAGAGCTCCCTCGTTAACCAATTAGCTCATGAAAAGACGTTCGCTAACAGTCGTCGATCCAACAATTACATGACTGTCAGTTCATTAGGCAGCCTCACACTCGTCTGGCTGGATAATTACTGCACACACTCCCTGTGGCTGTGTCattaggacacacacacacacacacacacacacacacacacgcacacacacacacacagagctgttgtGTCTGACAGATGTTCACTcacataatgaaaacaaacaaaatgacagtttCAATTTCAGGAATAAAGGAAAGAAGACAAGGAGACGagaagagtggagaggagagaggagacaagaaAAGGAATCAAGGGGAGGAGACAAGAAGGGGGAccaaggagagaggagacaaggacAGGAAACAAGGACAGAGGAGACAAGAAGAGGAAGCAAGGACAGAGGAgacaagaagaggaaacaaGGGGAGGAGACAAGAAGGGGGAccaaagagagaggagacaagaaaaggaaacaaggagagaggagaaaagaagaggaaacaaggacagaggagacaagaagaggaaacaaggaCAGAAGAGACAAGGACAGGAAACAAGGACAGAGGAGACAAGAAGAGGAAGCAAGGACAGAGGAgacaagaagaggaaacaaGGGGAGGAGACAAGAAGGGGGAccaaggagagaggagacaagaaaaggaaacaaggacagaggagacaagaagaggaaacaaggacagaggagacaagaagaggaaacaaggacagaagagacaagaagaggaaacaaggagaggagacaagaagaggaaacaaggagaggagacaagaaGAGGAATCAAGgacagaggaaacaaggagaggagacaagaagaggaaacaaggacagaagagacaagaagaggaaacaaggaaaggagagcagacaggagaatcatttttaatatttatcttTAATCTCGTTCGACTTGAAAGTAATCGTGTACTTTACTCTGTGACTCTGAAGTAATCTGATTCCTTTTGATGCGACCTTTTGtcagccagccaatcagagagagaTCTGATTCGAACAGGCCAATCACAAAGACCTGGTTCAAACTGACCGAAGCAGCCAATGGGAGGCGAGATCAGAACTCACCAATCAGGAACTCGAGCTGGAAGTCGTCTCCGTCGGCGAGCGGCCGGCTGAAGGTGACTCTGACCACGAACTCCTGGCCGCGGCGCACCACCAGGTTGCCGGTGTCGTAGGCGGTGGTGTAGTGGTTGGGTTTGTTCTGCTGCTGACACATGTCGACCTGCTGCACCATCAGACCCTCTGAGGCGGGATAAAGGGACAGCACGCCACAATCAATACCTTACTGATCACCGATCAGAGGAACATTAACAGAGTAATTAAAGCGGTCTCACCTCCGGCCGGGATGAATCCTCTGGGCTGGACTTCGTCTTCAAACGGCTCAAACTCTGGAAAATCTTCCTCCATGGCGCCCAGGTTCGACGTCGGCACCTGAAACACGATCAAACGAACAGATCAGAAGTCAGAAGGTGATTAATGAAGCCCTGAAGGataaacatgatgatgtcacgTACCGGCTCAGTGTAGCGCCCTCTGTAGGCGCCTGATTGGTTGGCTGGACGAgacatgatgtcacagtgaggTCACGATGAGGTCACTGAACAGAACCAACAACATGAGAGTCaatgaaaacacataaaaactgaACAGCTGGACACTTTGAATATAAAGAGAggaaatatacaatatataaagacaaggagaggacaggaagcaaggagaggaagcaaggagaggaagcaaggagaggaaacaaggagaggaaacaaggagaggaaaggaatcCGGGTCGGGAACAAAAtcatatctgtattttttcaccttGATTAAGACAGTTCAGTAAAATGATTGTTGCTCAGAAATTGAGCagttttcacaataaaatgtggCTGTAAATTAATCAAATCTTAATTATTCTGCTCGTTTGAAACGTGACGCTGATGTTCAGAGTCCAGATGTTATAAATACGACAACATTCAGGATCCATCAAACAAACGAAGAGCGACTATAAATACAGTCTGACAATAAACATCAGCATGAACacgtgtaagtgtgtgtgtgtgtgtgtgtgtgtgtgtgtgtgtgtctcacctcaGATGAAGGAGGATTTGAGTCTCTGACGATCAGATCAGAAGATGATCAGATCAACTTCAGCATCAgcttatatacacacactgcttcctctaacacacacacacacacacacacacaccacacacacaccacacacacacacaccacacaccacacacacacacacaccacacacacacaccacacacacacacacacacacacacacacacacaccaccacacacacacacacacacacacacacacacacagatcatttGTTACTGCCTGAGTTTCACTTCAGTGATCACAAATAGAAAAGAGTGAAAAGTCGAACTCAGCAGAACCAGaaaattaatattgtttttaattttgttattCAAAGAGATGAaaggagacaaggagaggagacaggagaggaaacaaggtgaggagacaggagaggaaacaaggctaggagacaggagagggaTACAAGTTTTGTcttcataaaaacattttttcagattTCACAAAAGTTACAAAATCAACAAGAATATTTTCAGgtcaacaaaaaataatttacagtgacagaaaacaaacatggtgTTGAAAATACTTCATTACAAGAGTAACTAGAGTAACTAAGTCTCGTCTGTCTCAGCTTTgatcactgatgacatcatgtgAGAGCAGACGGATCAATAATATAGATCTGTATCACATGATGATTATTATATAAGAATATTAtcactgtgtgttgttttatatgtaaaaagtaactaaaagaacaatattttaaCTGAAGTGCagcaaatataaatataaacagttTGTAGAAACTGTAAgatgtaaatatttatatatttaatataatataatcaatATATTCTGTAAACATATCTGATGATCTGAGCTGTGGTTCCACTTCATGACAGAATTTTAGTTTATTGTtgagaaaaaacacataattaatGAGAAAaccttcatcacacacacacacacacacacacacacacacatacacactcacacacacacacacatacacactctcacacacacacacacacactcacacacacacacacacacacactcacactcacacacactcacacacactcacacacaccacacacacacacacacacacacacacactcacacacacagaggaaacaggaagtgtgtgttgCGGTGACCCTGACCCGGTCGGTCGGACTGTCACTGATCCTCAGTGACACGCAGGTCCAGTCCACTTGTTCctcagatgatgatgatgatgacgttcTGTCTGCTCTTCATCACAGCCTCCATTtttacccagaatgcaccaAAACTACCAAACCACTGCACGTGTGTCTCCACAAACTGTCGggatgtaactgagtacatttactctagtACTGTGAACTGGTAACTGATATTGTTCCTCAGTGTCGCTGATAATCATCAGAAACACAACCATCGATTTTATTGATCTCAGCGTGTTTTTATCCCGACACACGGACAGAACGCTGAAGCTGGGCTCAGAGTCCAGTCTGTGTTCTGGTTCTGgagaattctgactttgaacCAGAATGAGACGTTTATCTTAAACTTTGGACCGTTTTGTCGTTTTTACTTAGAAATCTGAaacaaagtcagaattctgagccCGAAGTTATAATTCTGAATTTTCTCTCAACATCTGGATGTTTTTTCATCCTGAGCGTAAAGTTAGAAACTTGACTTTAGTTTGAATCTGAACGAAACGTTTATCtaaactttttacttttttcttagAAATcagaattctgagtttgaagtCAGAATTTATTTTACtcaatattttgacttttgtctCATAATTCAAACCTTTTTTCCAGAATTCTGATATTGAAGTTATAATTCTGAATTTTCTCTCAAcactttgatgttttttcagAGAATCCTGAAGTGAAAGTTAGAAACTTGACTTTTGTCTCAAAGCTCAAACTTCCTTCACATTATTCtgagttaaagttaaagtcagaatcagaaaagatttttttctcatcacGTAATTCTGGATTCACTCTCAGTTCTTTTGATTCTTTGTGTTCTCAGAATTTACTTTATAttcaaattctgtttttttcagtttggagTCAGGATGTTGAGTTTTACCTCAGaattttaaggtttttttttagatcaaatcTGAGTGTGAAGTTTGAATTTAGACTTTAGTTTGAATCTGAACGAGACGTTTATCTAAAATGTTTGACTACTTTGAATTGGGATTTCtcaatattttgacttttgtctcataattcaaacttttttcaagaattctgagtttgaagtCATAATTCTAAATTTTCTCTCAACACTTTCAGAATCCTGAAGTTAAAGTTAGAAACTTGATTTTTTCACAAAACTCAAACTTTCCTCACATAATTCtgagttaaagttaaagtcagaatcagaatcagaattctctcaacattttaacttttttcccTCAGAAATGTTTCATCACAAAGTTCTGACTTTGTCGTCTGAAGtgaactgtttgtgttttcagactTGAGTTTATATTCAGattctgtgtttgtcagtttgagTCAGGACGCTGAGGTTCTGCTCAGGATTTGGACTCTTAAATCAAACCTGAGTTTTGAAAGATGTGACTCTTTTCTCTGATTTAAAGGAAGAAGTCGGAGCTCTAAGTGTCGTACGGCTCCGTCTTCTTCTCTACGTTACACATTTATCTAAAATATACTTTTGTCTTTAACATCTCGTCAGACGTTTCATCACTCGACCTGCTGCTTGTGTGACTTTCTGCATCTCACTGATTCAGTTTTCATCAGTATCACTCTGCAAAACCTTCAAACATGAAACAGACGATGAAACCAGAGGAACACGCTGACGAGTTACTGACAGttattagtttgtttttaagagCACAAACTGCTGATTTGTCTGTAATGATCTCAGATTGTGAAAGTTAAACTGAAATCTGGATTTAAAGTCGAGATGCTGAAGTTTTGTTGAATCTTTTATCTTCATATTTTATAACGTGTCGCTGCAGTTGGACTTTTGCTCTTTCTTTCTGGGGAAGTTGTTTCCTCTGCTGCAGAACTTCCTCTGACCTCGACCGTCGGGCTGTGAGGTCATCctgacacactgctgctgattgGTCAGGTCACCAGtgctccacttcctgtttcctgacTCACATCTGCACTGCTGTGAAGAAAtccaacaacagaagaagaaaacagtccAGAGTTcaggaacagagagagggatgatgACACAGCTACATGTTTACATCCATTTACAACATCCAAGTTAAAAAAGTGACATTAATCTTTGTGttagctaactgctaacatgctaatctACTGCATGAGCTTCTCTGTTCTGCAGGGTTTTCTTTAAGGAATGCTcgttagctcgttagctcagCGTGGCTCAGTCGCTAACAGAACGATTAGCTGACACAGTTTGTTATCAGGGATCTGAAGAGACGCTGCCTGCAGCCGCTGAGCTAAAAGTGTTGGCATGCACCCCATCTGACGGGTTTGTAGACGCtgagatcacaaactgatctgagaAGAGTTTATTAACGTCCAGTGCAGCTCGAGCTCAGACGGGctgcatgctaacactgtttCTGTGTTAGGGttaaatctggtctgagatcaggtGGTGATGTGGTCTCTCctgctccagaactgttctgtggaccacAACACTCCACTGACTCTTCCAcctttctatgttttttttaattttaaagggaAGATGTgacagaaaagaacattttgagaacaaacaacaaagaagtgaaaaagagaaaacagaagatGAACTCCAGTTCAGTTTGCAGGTCAGCGTGTCTTTAACTcggaggaggaagtgagagcAGAGACACGGAGACATGTTGgatcagtgacatcacagctgctgctgcNNNNNNNNNNNNNNNNNNNNNNNNNNNNNNNNNNNNNNNNNNNNNNNNNNNNNNNNNNNNNNNNNNNNNNNNNNNNNNNNNNNNNNNNNNNNNNNNNNNNNNNNNNNNNNNNNNNNNNNNNNNNNNNNNNNNNNNNNNNNNNNNNNNNNNNNNNNNNNNNNNNNNNNNNNNNNNNNNNNNNNNNNNNNNNNNNNNNNNNNNNNNNNNNNNNNNNNNNNNNNNNNNNNNNNNNNNNNNNNNNNNNNNNNNNNNNNNNNNNNNNNNNNNNNNNNNNNNNNNNNNNNNNNNNNNNNNNNNNNNNNNNNNNNNNNNNNNNNNNNNNNNNNNNNNNNNNNNNNNNNNNNNNNNNNNNNNNNNNNNNNNNNNNNNNNNNNNNNNNNNNNNNNNNNNNNNNNNNNNNNNNNNNNNNNNNNNNNNNNNNNNNNNNNNNNNNNNNNNNNNNNNNNNNNNNNNNNNNNNNNNNNNNNNNNNNNNNNNNNNNNNNNNNNNNNNNNNNNNNNCCGGAGGCTGCGACCAGGAGAGATGCTTCACAGgtcggggaggaggaggaggagcgagcTGAGTGAGGACGGGCCTGATGGAGCAGGAGGTGGTCAGGTTGACCTGCTCGCCACTCAAcacctgaggaagaggaggagacgtCATCAGAGGAGAGTGAAGTACAAGTGCTGCAGTACTACTTCATCTcctgtaaagtcagagttagaacagtgtgtaactaaagtggcttgtaaagacggactagtgagtagatgagtctccgtgttcgctgtgaggacgtttaatgtccccgacaacctctgtagtctcattcagacactcgttagcaaccgctaactgtttttaacacatgaagagcttcaggattaaactgtgggacatttaatgatgattttaaatgttcggcctgtaaacacacaccttattacacacatttaacagactttgagacgaggggacaggaagtgctaacatgctaacatgctggaCGACAGACTGCAACACTCGATATCTACAAAACTACTTTCTCCCATGGTTCAGTCTGATACTGGTGTATACTGGAGATACAGAGTGAGACAGTGATACAAACACTCTCACACcaattttgacttcatcagaACTTTAAGCTAGTTTCAGAGCGACCCCATCGATTACACACCACATGAAACACCTTGTGAATATCTGCTCAGTGAGAGATGGAGATCATTACAACACAAACATTAACTGCAGTTCTGTGACAAGCTTTCCTCTTAATAGTTTCACAACATCTTCAGCTTCACCTTCTTATTCAGGAACCTCAAATTAAACTGAAGAAGTTTTCACCGTAACAAAGATCACAACTTGTCTTCCAGCTCTTCTTCATATGAATGAACGCTGCTGAACTCTATCAATAGTTTAGTTTCTCTCTGCGAGCACTGAGTCGATCTCTGCAGAAGTTTCTCCATGCACAGTTTCTCTGAGTTGATAAAAACACGTCAGCTGCACCTCGACAAGAAGAAAAGCAGAATGAGGACGAGATGTAACTTTTGACCGGCGTCAGAGCCGATGATTTATAGTttaatctgtggacaaaacattCCCTCAACATTCATTAACATTACATATAAACTGTTCCACTTGTTTCTGAGAAAAAGCACCCAAAGCTAATAGAAGTGttagattatttgttttttctaccAGTCCTTCACAACGACCTCCTGACACGACGATGAATAACACTCAACCTGCTTCATAAAACAAGACCTTGAGAGAAGAGAAATATTTCTACACATCCTCCCTAAAGTCTGTTTTCTCCAGTGGACGATCACAAACACTTTCCCTTCACCTTCCTCCTGACATCTGTATCATGAAAATGAATCGACACGACGCTGAGAGGAAaccgtctctcctcctcctcctcctcctcctcctcctcagcgtCGCACTTTTATGGTCATAAAACTGTCCGTGAAGGTTTTACAGGGTGGGAAACGCTCCGATAATCGCTTTTCCTCTTCCCCATGTCAACCTGCACACACTCGTTAAATAACCTGCATGCAAGTGTGCGTTTGTGTCTGAATGAAGAGAGATAGACAGAAAACgtgcaaacagacagacaaagaagTTTAGGATTGGAAAAGTTTAGACATTTATCAGGTGTGAGGACGTTTTGTTCGGAGGTTAAGACTTAACCTCGTCGTTTGTTCGACTGAAAACGCTCATGAAGGCTGAACTCCACCTGTAATGTTCTTGAACCggaggtgagagagaaaagttGCAATAATTAAAACATCATTTGTGAGCAGAAGGAACGGCTAATTAATGTTCTGTAAAATGCTCCAGAGGCTTCAGATAATGTttaaagaagaaatgaaaatgtgtctcCTTGACAGTAAATATTGATCAGATTCTTTAACTTTTATTAAATGTGGTTGTGGGgtcatgtttcatgtgttaGTAGAGTTAATTTACAGCATTTACATGGCTTACATTATCTTTTTACaatcatttatatttctttGGGGTCAAACAGAGAAGAACAACTTTTTCTGTAGCTGACTGTGTTAAATTAATATATGAAATCATCTCATACCGAACTTTGTGACATCAGCAAATATTGTATCCTCGTCCAAAGATTCTATATAAAATCATATCGTGATGAATATCGTTAATTGCAGACGAGCCTAATTTGGTACCTGAGACATTTTAAAGGGCACATGTGGTGCCAAGAAGTGCCTGAGTGCTCTGTAACCTCCTGTATTCTGCTCTGATTCACTCTAGCAGCATTAAAGTTGGCAGCAGACGTTCAGATGTTTGGCTGCAGCTGCATCGTCTCTCAGAGATATTCATTCTAAACTTGTAATTTTTTAGGTGACACAGATATTTATACTTACAGCTCAACGAATATTTCAAGTGTTCCCTTTGTTATGATACCTTGATTATTAAAATAGACCTCATAGCTGCAGAGACAGACTGTTAATTATGGGCATGGGCAGAGACCCAACCCGGAGGTCAGTCCTTCACAGGTTAATGAATTCACGCCGCTGCAGAACATTCTGCCGGGGACAAAACTTCTGGACGGACCTCGATGTCAGCAGGTTTTTGCCTGCAGAAATATACGTGTGACCGATGAAATcctttgtttcagctgatgttcaGGTCAAAACGTAATAAATTTTAGTCTCACAGCGTCCAATACTGTCTGACAAACACCACAACGACACCAACGACAACGACCTCAGCAACCAACATGGCGGACGTATCCAACTGGCGGTTCTAATGAGGCTCTTTAACAACCTCATTCTGGACCCGTCAgcagaaaatacaaatgttcTTGAATTCTTGTCCTGCTCTTTGTATTACAATCCTATTTCGAGTGTGGAAAATAGACAGGCAAAAGGACAGGCAAAATAAATGTGCattgttttaaacattgttGTACAGCTCAGACATGGTAAAAGTCCGGCCCGCCAGGACTTCACTGTTTTCAGATCCGACCCGTCTAAAAAAGACCTGATAGAACATGGCACCGCGAATAAATCCCACAACAGTTTCACATCAAGCTGATGGGAAACAGTGTCAGTCACCAGAACAACAAGAGAGCCGCCATCAGCTGATCGAAGAGGACGACCAGGCGCATTTCAAAACAGCTGGTTGGCTGATCCAACATCCTGTTTGTGAGTTTCCTCTGTTTGTCTCAGAGCAGCACaatattttgtgttgtgtgtgtgtgtgtgtgtgtgtgtgtgtgtgtgtgtgtgtgtgtgtgtgtacctgcactGTCGCAGCAGTGTTCAGACCGACTGTGTGGTAACAGGGTTTGCTGGTCAGACGAGCAGGGaagccacacacactctgcagccGGTCCCTGACGTCCGACAGGAAGCAGcccagcgccccctgcaggtcgACCCGAGGGCAGCGCTGCACCGGCTGCAGACGGACGCAGCTCAGAGGGTAGCTGCTCAGGAGGAGGTTAAAGGAGCATTCTGCAGGTTTCACCACATCGATCATGTACAGTGCAGAACTTTAATGAGAGTTTACAAAGACTGATTCTGATTTTAACAAAGgtttttctgatttttaaaaacaagataCACAGcttaaatatcttgttttttcatgataaataaatgtttgccTGAGATCGTTTTACTGTCACACGTCATGTTATGTTACAGTTATGGTTGTTAGGTTCATATTAAGACATgacacgcacggcagacgcagcgagacgagacaaagacgtaaaagccgtaagaaggcgtaaacagacagagagggagactggaatgtggagaaaaggcgtgttagtgtctcgtatctgcagagagtttctgattttctctctttgttgctgcttgggacgctttaccaacccaacatgtgtctatttgacgtcctgggaatgagactcaacaatcaactgtctttgtggtgcgttcaggaacagctgggacaaatcctactgattctacctttaactttaacagtctctgaattctattaatatgacgtgagcttcagttagctttgagcacaaatgtccttcagagggagactttttactctgatactctgagtacatgtcagagcctgtaatctattactttactggaggaaacaagctgaatcagtacttctttgaccagagtctgtttttacACGAGCATCTGAACTTCAGCTGTAGAACAGAACTTGTGGACTTTTAACACCTCTGACTGAGAGTTTACGGATACGTGAAGAGTCGGTCTCCCACTAGTCTGAAGTAGACGCTGCAGtacaccacctcctcctccgcgAGCTCAGGGAGCCTGTAGCCGTACTGCAAAACACAATCAGAGACAAGATCAGACTTTTTATGGCCACTTCTGAGAAAATCCccataattaaaatgtgttgcagtcgatacaaaacaaaaaatcttgCAACAGAAAGACGGAACATGTTCAGTTCATTAACTTACACTGAAATACTGTTTTAGAGTAACAAAAATCTGTCTTTAAACACTGACTGTCGA
Coding sequences:
- the LOC115569903 gene encoding coagulation factor XIII A chain → MSRPANQSGAYRGRYTEPVPTSNLGAMEEDFPEFEPFEDEVQPRGFIPAGEGLMVQQVDMCQQQNKPNHYTTAYDTGNLVVRRGQEFVVRVTFSRPLADGDDFQLEFLIGSNPSASKGSLVVVTFNSRHSGPWMGQILEMQGESVLLGITPTPDAIVGKFRTYVAISAGSGMQRTKRDTSTDLYLLFNAWCPTDAVFLPDGAERSEYVLNDIGVINQGSVGAVSSRNWMYGQFERGVLDACIHILDASRMPIFNRGNIIQLIRKGSAMINSQDDNGVLVGNWSDDYSMGKPPTSWTGSVQILLQYANTGVPVCFAQCWVFAGVFNTFLRCLGIPSRVITNFNSAHDNTGNLKTELIFKADGTPDRRNTRDSIWNYHCWNEVFTVRPDLPNGLGGWQVVDSTPQETSDGHFRCGPAPVAAIKEGLLCHPFDCGFVFAEVNSDVVYQKRDRYGTLTPYRVDKTYVGQCIYTKAVGSSATHDITHTYKYPEGSADDERTMSRAEEYGCARDHSEVPETQLSVTISCEQVGLGHDVNLAMEFHNQGDVPRTVQANLAGSVVFYTGVIATHFKDQPFSVTVPANQKESVMLTVTAQEYMPHLGAQLCLHFVVTGQADDQSLIASKVVDLQTPGLQMQVSGSPQVKQEMVVTVTFTNPFSFPLQDVYVAMEGPGLMNQRSHLYRVIESQASISWSETFLPRLPGPRRLVAVLNCRNLHQVSGLCDVHIAE